In a genomic window of Candidatus Binatia bacterium:
- a CDS encoding segregation/condensation protein A produces MTETHAFHVRLEAFDGPLDLLLSLIKDQQLDVATVPLASVAEQYLEYVRDLQARDFEIAAEYLVIAATLLFLKSRALLPPIPAEFIDDEGETPEEVEERLRRRLIAYSKYRELGEELREYQTEAASFFYREPGDPAGEIVQRYDINPEKLKRAFLAMLAQARPEKRSIASERVSLIASMDYVMRRIKERGEAYFSELCTELGMTREVIIVTFLAILELVRRHRLAFEQPEAFDDIRLFPISRAA; encoded by the coding sequence ATGACCGAGACCCACGCATTTCACGTCCGCCTCGAAGCCTTTGACGGTCCGCTCGACCTTCTGCTGAGCCTGATCAAAGATCAGCAGCTCGACGTCGCCACGGTTCCGCTCGCGAGCGTTGCGGAGCAGTATCTCGAGTACGTTCGCGACCTCCAAGCGCGCGACTTCGAGATCGCGGCCGAGTATCTCGTCATCGCCGCAACGCTGCTCTTCCTAAAGTCCAGGGCGCTGCTGCCGCCGATTCCGGCGGAGTTCATCGACGACGAAGGCGAGACGCCCGAAGAGGTCGAGGAGCGGTTGCGCCGCCGCCTCATCGCCTACTCGAAGTACCGCGAACTCGGCGAAGAGCTGCGCGAGTATCAGACAGAGGCCGCGTCGTTTTTCTACCGGGAGCCCGGCGATCCGGCCGGCGAGATCGTGCAGCGCTACGACATCAATCCCGAGAAGCTCAAGCGCGCCTTTCTGGCGATGCTCGCCCAGGCGCGTCCCGAGAAGCGTTCGATCGCGAGCGAGCGGGTCTCCTTGATCGCCTCGATGGATTACGTGATGCGGCGCATCAAGGAACGCGGCGAAGCCTACTTCTCGGAGCTCTGCACCGAGCTGGGCATGACGCGCGAGGTTATCATCGTAACGTTCCTCGCCATCTTGGAACTCGTGCGGCGCCACCGCCTCGCGTTCGAACAGCCCGAGGCCTTCGACGACATCCGGCTCTTCCCGATTTCGAGGGCCGCGTGA
- a CDS encoding deoxyribonuclease IV, with amino-acid sequence MRIGMHVRVAGGYAKAVEHAKAIGCTALQVFSTNPRSYRTTAIDFRSLEAFAQMRREADLDPCAIHTPYLINLASDDPKISAGSLRLLQNDLAVAAGGGMRFVNTHLGSYGTRDRAEGFAAICRALETALAGIEPGVVLVLENSAGAGNLAGGTLEELGAFTRSLAHPQLGVCLDTAHAWASGYAIDTKAGVEAFLEEADRRIGLPRIPMFHFNDTQVELGASRDRHWHIGEGRIGFEGFRSLLAHPQLLEKTAILETPGDDADDLRNMETILAISRGALLNAEVGKAEARLEK; translated from the coding sequence GTGCGCATCGGAATGCACGTGCGCGTCGCCGGCGGCTACGCCAAGGCGGTCGAGCACGCGAAGGCGATAGGTTGCACCGCGCTGCAAGTCTTCTCGACCAATCCGCGCAGTTATCGCACGACGGCGATCGATTTCCGTTCGCTCGAAGCGTTCGCGCAGATGCGGCGCGAGGCCGATCTCGACCCGTGCGCGATCCACACGCCCTATCTCATCAACCTCGCGAGCGACGATCCGAAGATCTCGGCCGGTTCGCTGCGCCTACTCCAAAACGATCTTGCGGTCGCGGCCGGCGGCGGCATGCGCTTCGTCAACACGCATCTCGGATCGTACGGCACGCGCGATCGCGCAGAAGGCTTCGCCGCGATCTGCCGGGCGCTCGAAACGGCGCTGGCCGGCATCGAGCCCGGCGTCGTGTTGGTGCTGGAGAACTCGGCCGGCGCCGGCAATCTTGCCGGTGGAACGCTCGAAGAGCTCGGTGCGTTTACGCGGAGCCTCGCGCATCCGCAGCTCGGCGTCTGCCTCGACACCGCCCACGCGTGGGCCTCGGGTTACGCAATAGACACCAAAGCGGGGGTCGAAGCTTTCTTAGAAGAGGCGGATCGGCGGATCGGGCTCCCGCGCATTCCGATGTTTCATTTCAACGATACGCAGGTCGAGCTCGGCGCGAGCCGCGACCGGCATTGGCACATCGGTGAGGGGAGAATCGGATTCGAAGGCTTCCGGTCGCTCCTGGCTCACCCGCAACTGCTGGAGAAGACGGCCATCCTGGAGACGCCCGGCGACGATGCCGACGATCTGCGCAACATGGAGACGATCCTCGCGATCTCGCGCGGCGCGCTATTGAACGCGGAGGTGGGGAAGGCGGAGGCTCGACTCGAGAAATAG
- a CDS encoding CGNR zinc finger domain-containing protein — protein MNPASDTAPGGLELVRSFENTVELPNGPDRLASVDEAAQWCLSYGLPPVTGPAELQRLREFREALRDVLFANNGEGELHAAWEGLRPFVSAAHLTLTVDGSRGLELRAAERERRGAIATLLVAVHESLLDGSWRRLRACRKASCRWAYYDHTKNGSRAWCSMATCGNQAKAQRRRERERAR, from the coding sequence GTGAACCCGGCCTCCGACACGGCGCCGGGCGGCCTCGAGCTGGTCCGGAGCTTCGAAAACACAGTCGAGCTGCCGAACGGGCCCGACCGGCTGGCCTCGGTCGACGAGGCCGCGCAGTGGTGCCTCAGTTACGGCCTCCCGCCGGTCACGGGCCCGGCGGAGCTGCAGCGGTTGCGGGAGTTCCGCGAGGCCCTCCGCGACGTGCTCTTCGCCAACAACGGCGAGGGCGAGCTCCACGCCGCCTGGGAGGGGCTGCGCCCCTTCGTAAGCGCCGCGCACCTGACGCTGACGGTCGACGGCAGCCGCGGTCTGGAACTGCGCGCAGCCGAACGCGAGCGCCGGGGCGCGATCGCGACGCTCCTCGTCGCCGTTCACGAATCGCTGCTCGACGGCTCGTGGCGGCGCTTGCGGGCCTGCCGCAAAGCGTCGTGCCGCTGGGCCTACTACGATCACACGAAGAACGGCTCGCGCGCGTGGTGCAGCATGGCGACCTGCGGAAATCAAGCGAAAGCGCAACGACGCCGGGAGCGTGAGCGAGCGCGCTGA
- the scpB gene encoding SMC-Scp complex subunit ScpB: protein MTARAKELTPADEAAILDEAILRLQRPVEALLFVASEALSIQQLAKHLRAEEREIAVVLQQIEAEYAERGIVLRQVAGGYRFATSPMARDVVEAYLLPPKTTLSSPALEALAIVAHLQPVTKSEIEAIRGVNSDSVVSTLLDRELIAEAGRKDVVGRPLLYKTTPFFLESFGLRSLDDLPELELEPGQPLAFDLRGEKTP from the coding sequence GTGACCGCGCGCGCCAAAGAGCTGACGCCCGCCGACGAGGCCGCGATCCTCGACGAGGCGATCCTTCGGCTGCAACGTCCCGTCGAGGCGCTGCTCTTCGTCGCGAGCGAGGCGCTCTCGATCCAGCAGCTTGCGAAGCACCTGCGCGCGGAGGAACGCGAGATCGCCGTCGTGCTGCAGCAGATCGAGGCGGAGTACGCCGAGCGCGGGATCGTTCTGCGCCAAGTCGCGGGCGGCTATCGCTTCGCGACCTCGCCGATGGCGCGCGACGTCGTCGAAGCCTATCTGCTCCCGCCGAAGACGACGCTCTCGTCGCCGGCGCTCGAAGCGCTCGCGATCGTCGCGCACCTGCAGCCGGTAACGAAGAGCGAGATCGAAGCGATTCGGGGCGTCAACTCCGACAGCGTCGTCAGCACGCTGCTCGACCGCGAACTGATCGCGGAGGCCGGGCGCAAGGACGTCGTCGGCCGCCCGCTGCTCTACAAGACGACGCCGTTCTTTCTCGAGTCCTTCGGACTGCGCTCGCTCGACGATCTTCCCGAGCTCGAACTGGAGCCGGGGCAACCGCTCGCGTTCGATCTTCGAGGCGAGAAGACGCCGTAA
- the dinB gene encoding DNA polymerase IV: MSERAEFVAHFDVDAFYASVAVRDDPSLRGKPVAIAGRSRRAVVLTASYEARPFGVRSAMPLYKARAACADLVVVPPDMQKYKAVSREIFAILRGRGDPVEGLSLDEAFVAIGEMTLDTARAVAQSLRDEILAATALTVSAGVASGKMVAKIASDSCKPNGLLAVAPGEEAAFLAPLPVERLWGIGPKTQRRLSLFGITTIGELAALDEPRLRELFGSWWSEVRDLARGVDRRRVEPERETKSISTEETFEYDVRDEPQLVEVLRVQAGEIAETLERERTLAHTVGVKIKRGDFTLVGRQTHLAEPTRDARTIFRAAVYCLRRAALEGAPVRLLGTRVASLVEGDALQPSLFGQLK, from the coding sequence GTGAGCGAGCGCGCTGAGTTCGTCGCGCATTTCGACGTCGACGCGTTCTATGCGAGCGTCGCCGTGCGCGACGACCCGAGCCTGCGCGGCAAACCGGTCGCGATTGCCGGGCGGAGCCGCCGCGCGGTCGTTCTGACGGCCTCGTACGAGGCGCGTCCCTTCGGCGTGCGCTCGGCGATGCCGCTCTACAAAGCGCGCGCGGCGTGCGCGGATCTCGTCGTCGTCCCGCCCGACATGCAGAAATACAAGGCGGTCTCGCGCGAGATCTTCGCGATCTTGCGCGGGCGCGGCGATCCCGTCGAAGGTCTCTCGCTCGATGAAGCCTTCGTGGCGATCGGCGAGATGACGCTCGATACCGCGCGCGCGGTGGCGCAATCGCTGCGCGACGAGATACTCGCGGCGACCGCGTTGACGGTGAGCGCCGGCGTCGCGAGCGGCAAGATGGTCGCGAAGATTGCCTCGGACAGTTGCAAACCCAACGGCCTCCTCGCCGTCGCACCGGGAGAAGAGGCGGCCTTCCTCGCGCCGCTTCCGGTCGAACGCCTCTGGGGAATCGGCCCGAAGACGCAGCGGCGGCTGAGCCTCTTCGGCATCACGACGATCGGCGAGCTCGCGGCGCTCGACGAGCCGCGCTTGCGCGAGCTCTTCGGCTCGTGGTGGAGCGAGGTGCGCGACCTCGCGCGCGGCGTCGATCGCCGCCGCGTCGAGCCCGAGCGCGAGACGAAATCGATCTCGACCGAAGAGACGTTCGAGTACGACGTGCGCGACGAGCCGCAACTCGTCGAGGTGCTGCGCGTGCAGGCCGGCGAGATCGCGGAGACGCTCGAACGCGAGCGCACGCTCGCGCACACCGTCGGCGTGAAGATCAAGCGCGGCGACTTCACGCTCGTCGGGCGCCAGACGCATCTCGCCGAGCCGACGCGCGACGCTCGCACGATCTTCCGAGCGGCCGTCTACTGCCTGCGCCGCGCCGCGCTCGAAGGCGCGCCGGTGCGGCTGCTGGGGACGCGCGTCGCCTCGCTCGTCGAGGGCGACGCCCTCCAGCCGAGCCTGTTCGGACAGCTCAAATGA